A single Nomascus leucogenys isolate Asia chromosome 14, Asia_NLE_v1, whole genome shotgun sequence DNA region contains:
- the NT5DC4 gene encoding LOW QUALITY PROTEIN: 5'-nucleotidase domain-containing protein 4 (The sequence of the model RefSeq protein was modified relative to this genomic sequence to represent the inferred CDS: inserted 1 base in 1 codon) → MPAWIFVNRSLALGKIHCFGFDMDYTLAAYKSPAYEALTFELLLERLVCIGYPHEILRYTYDPTFPTRGLVFDELYGNLLKADAHGKGLLGAHGFTFLLEAEIWSFYPSKFIQRDDLQRFYILSTLFNPSTCLVETYLYACLVDFFSGCSRYTNCDTGYQHGNLFMSFRSLFQDVTDVMNNVHQSGCLKEKTLEDLEKYVEKDPRLPILLGKMKEVGKVFLATNSSYNYTKAIMTYLFSISEAKASARPWRSYFXLIVVDTQKPRFFAERVVLRQVNTDSGKLRMGTYTGPHQHRAVYSGGLSDMVCELLGVQGKDILYIGDHIFGDILKSKKQQGWRTCLVVPELSWELDIWAQEKERLEELKRLDTHLADLYQHMDGSSCELQVINFTKREIQMPHESVVEQEQANLDHASCLLSCSQKGEGKERNEDQESYIEADGVPDMGWHHGSSST, encoded by the exons ATGCCTGCATG gATTTTTGTCAACCGCAGCCTGGCGCTGGGGAAGATTCATTGCTTTGGCTTCGACATGGACTACACTCTGGCTG CCTACAAGTCCCCAGCTTATGAGGCCCTGACCTTCGAGCTGCTGCTGGAGCGCCTGGTGTGCATCGGGTACCCGCATGAGATTCTGCGCTACACCTACGACCCCACCTTCCCCACCAG GGGGCTGGTGTTCGATGAGCTCTATGGGAACCTGCTGAAGGCGGATGCCCACGGGAAAGGGCTGCTGGGTGCCCATGGCTTCACCTTCCTCTTGGA GGCAGAGATCTGGAGCTTCTACCCCAGCAAGTTCATTCAGAGGGACGACCTGCAGCGCTTCTACATACTCAGCACACTCTTCAACCCTTCAACCTGCCTGGTGG AAACCTACCTCTATGCCTGCCTGGTGGACTTCTTCTCCGGCTGCTCCCGTTACACTAA TTGTGACACTGGCTATCAGCATGGGAACCTCTTCATGTCCTTCCGAAGCCTCTTCCAGGATGTGACTGATGTCATGAATAATGTCCAccagtca GGCTGTCTCAAGGAGAAGACCCTGGAGGACTTGGAGAAATATGTGGAGAAGGAT CCACGCCTCCCCATCCTGCTGGGGAAGATGAAGGAGGTTGGGAAAGTGTTTCTGGCCACCAACAGCAGCTACAACTACACCAAG GCCATCATGACCTACCTGTTCAGCATCAGTGAG GCTAAAGCCTCGGCCAGGCCCTGGAGGTCCTACT ACCTGATCGTGGTGGACACACAGAAGCCCCGCTTCTTTGCAGAGAGGGTGGTCCTGAGGCAGGTCAACACG GACTCAGGAAAGCTCCGCATGGGCACCTACACAGGGCCCCACCAGCACCGTGCTGTCTACTCTGGAG GCTTATCGGACATGGTGTGCGAGCTGCTTGGGGTTCAGGGGAAGGACATCCTGTACATTGGGGACCACATTTTTGGGGACATTCTCAAGTCCAAGAAGCAGCAGGGCTGGCGGACTTGCCTGGTGGTTCCTGAGCTTTCCTGGGAGCTGGACATCTGGGCCCAGGAGAAGG AGCGGTTGGAGGAGCTGAAGAGGCTGGACACGCACCTGGCAGACCTATACCA GCACATGGATGGGAGCAGTTGTGAGCTGCAAGTCATCAACTTCACCAAGAGAGAGATCCAG ATGCCACATGAGTCAGTTGTGGAGCAAGAACAGGCCAATCTGGACcatgcctcctgcctcctctcctgcAGCCAGAAG GGTGAGGGCAAAGAGAGAAACGAGGACCAGGAAAGTTACATCGAGGCTGACGGAGTCCCGGACATGGGCTGGCATCACGGGTCATCTTCtacttga